One Echinicola strongylocentroti DNA window includes the following coding sequences:
- a CDS encoding TonB-dependent receptor produces MKSLFFSRIQLLVVIPLLLCSLVLLGHPLQAATVKGRVFDAQSEPLPGVVVRIKNSPLTAITSLDGSYQIMNIPQGDIELHLSCLGYEAHSKTITVSHESAVLNHDFSLAESTTDLNGVIVEGQSVKTEIETKGFAVEVVETDKAALQSVQTNDLLNRTAGIRVRQNGGIGSRVDYNLNGMSGNSVRIFIDGLPISTYGSSFSLNSIPPALIERIEIYKGVIPAHLADDALGGAINVVLKKGAVNSLMASVSYGSFNTLQSNLNAVYRDETSGFTTKISGFYNYSDNDYEVWGKFVRNILPNGRYDYVRAKRFNDSYRSVGGKFDIGFTNVKWADQFFISYTGSDDYNEIQHGTYMSIPYKGRFTTSQSNVFGLTYSKEDLFTKGLEVNFNGSFSKRAEVVTDTVKWNYNWFGEISLDLDGDPILRPEGAQQGAPTINHIDRNVSTFRAGAQYEITSQHKLIFGQSFFNIDRFQQDEMRNAVERQFVGTRDLQKHITSLGYEFNLMQSRLKGNVFGKYYVQDIERMDPILVEGPNGSERQEDRVSSTRNTTGMGMAYSFRAWKQILFLASAEQAVRMPSEGEIFGSPGENIVENLSIRPEISNNLNLGFRLGEFKQNAHEFSFSGTGFIRDTKDKIIQQINPRINDAVQTNPYENLGRTKAIGFEGQASYSYKKALRATVNFSRFNSVFNTKYDPNGNLYEKFGQQIPNEPYFTINSSLEYTLKNLFQQGSSLRLSHYFSFVERFYTTWLEIEDFRTPRQYVHDLGATYTLPNKRLAISADLRNVFDKQVYDNFAVQKPGRAFYLKVNYSIHNY; encoded by the coding sequence GTGAAATCTTTATTTTTTTCAAGAATACAATTGCTTGTTGTTATTCCATTGCTGCTATGTAGTCTTGTTTTACTGGGACACCCCTTACAAGCTGCAACAGTAAAAGGCCGGGTCTTCGATGCACAGTCTGAGCCTCTTCCGGGGGTAGTGGTCAGGATTAAGAACAGTCCATTGACCGCTATTACTTCCTTGGACGGGAGCTATCAAATCATGAACATCCCGCAAGGAGACATCGAACTCCATCTCTCATGTTTGGGCTATGAAGCTCATTCCAAGACAATTACTGTAAGCCACGAAAGCGCTGTCTTGAACCATGATTTCTCATTAGCAGAATCCACTACCGACCTGAATGGTGTGATCGTGGAGGGCCAATCGGTAAAGACAGAGATAGAAACCAAAGGTTTTGCAGTGGAAGTGGTAGAAACCGATAAGGCCGCTCTACAATCTGTCCAGACCAATGACTTGCTCAACAGGACTGCCGGGATCCGTGTACGACAAAATGGGGGAATAGGGTCAAGGGTAGACTATAACCTTAACGGTATGTCAGGCAACTCCGTCCGCATATTCATCGATGGCCTTCCGATCTCTACTTATGGCTCCTCATTCAGCCTTAACAGCATCCCTCCTGCCCTGATCGAGCGTATTGAGATCTATAAGGGCGTCATTCCCGCTCACCTTGCGGACGACGCTTTGGGCGGAGCCATCAATGTGGTCCTGAAAAAAGGCGCTGTCAATAGCCTCATGGCATCAGTTTCATACGGCTCCTTTAACACCTTACAAAGCAATCTCAACGCCGTTTACCGGGACGAAACTTCCGGTTTTACCACCAAGATATCAGGGTTCTATAATTATTCGGACAATGACTATGAGGTCTGGGGGAAATTTGTCAGGAATATCCTTCCCAATGGCCGGTATGATTACGTACGAGCCAAAAGGTTCAATGACAGCTATAGATCAGTGGGAGGGAAATTCGACATAGGCTTCACCAATGTCAAATGGGCCGATCAGTTTTTTATCAGCTATACGGGATCTGACGATTACAATGAAATCCAGCACGGGACCTATATGTCCATTCCCTACAAGGGGCGCTTCACCACTTCCCAGTCAAATGTGTTTGGGCTAACCTACTCAAAGGAAGATCTCTTCACTAAGGGGCTTGAAGTCAACTTCAATGGATCATTCAGCAAACGGGCAGAAGTGGTCACCGATACAGTGAAGTGGAACTATAATTGGTTTGGGGAAATCAGTTTGGACTTGGACGGGGATCCTATCTTGCGACCTGAAGGTGCCCAGCAAGGGGCTCCGACCATCAACCACATCGATAGGAATGTCAGCACTTTCCGTGCAGGCGCGCAATATGAAATCACCTCCCAACATAAGTTAATTTTCGGGCAATCATTCTTTAATATAGACCGTTTTCAACAAGACGAAATGCGAAATGCCGTGGAACGGCAATTTGTCGGCACTAGAGACCTCCAAAAACACATTACCTCCCTTGGTTACGAGTTTAACCTGATGCAGTCACGGCTCAAAGGCAACGTCTTCGGCAAGTACTATGTCCAAGATATCGAACGGATGGATCCCATACTGGTCGAAGGACCAAATGGATCAGAGCGCCAAGAAGACCGGGTTTCCAGCACTAGAAATACGACAGGCATGGGAATGGCCTATTCGTTTAGGGCGTGGAAACAAATACTCTTCCTTGCTTCAGCAGAACAAGCCGTCAGAATGCCTTCCGAGGGAGAAATCTTCGGCAGTCCAGGTGAAAATATTGTCGAAAACCTGAGCATTCGGCCTGAGATCAGCAACAACCTCAATCTTGGCTTCAGACTGGGGGAATTCAAACAAAATGCCCATGAATTCTCGTTCTCGGGAACAGGGTTTATCCGGGATACCAAGGACAAGATCATCCAACAGATCAATCCCCGGATCAACGATGCGGTGCAGACAAATCCATATGAAAACCTGGGCCGGACCAAAGCCATTGGTTTTGAAGGTCAGGCATCCTATTCCTATAAAAAAGCATTACGGGCCACTGTTAATTTTTCACGGTTCAATTCGGTCTTCAACACCAAGTACGACCCCAATGGTAACCTCTACGAAAAATTCGGTCAGCAAATTCCCAACGAGCCCTATTTTACCATAAACAGCTCATTGGAATACACCCTCAAAAATCTTTTCCAACAGGGTTCATCCTTAAGACTATCGCACTATTTCAGCTTTGTGGAAAGGTTTTACACCACTTGGCTGGAAATTGAGGATTTCAGGACCCCGAGGCAATATGTCCATGATCTGGGAGCCACCTACACCTTGCCAAACAAACGGTTGGCCATCAGTGCAGACCTAAGAAATGTATTTGACAAGCAGGTATACGATAACTTCGCCGTCCAAAAACCCGGCAGAGCATTCTATCTCAAAGTCAATTATTCAATTCACAACTATTAA
- a CDS encoding PepSY-associated TM helix domain-containing protein: MKTKKKKTNWQKVRKFFNDIHLWVGLGSALVLIPVCLSGTIYVYNTELQEMFSAHLHHIEKEEGGTKMSIEALTEALSPKVNGEITAVSVPHDEERTYEFTVRQKDSRSRFGTRYYINPYSGEIVGTSEEKNAIAGFMRDMFSLHRWLLLDKIEEPLIGELSNRKLGSYISGTATILFTIGVLTGIVIWFPQKLKSWKQGLKLKLNGSWKRTNHDLHNTLAFYSFFILLIMGLTGPQWSFPWYRTGLQKALGTYQESPQGRGGHGKPSAPKGKKEEEVTKALMLLPYKEYIEMADKTLPYDGDYQITFPKDAASQVQIYKTKTGFFAPAAGDRIHLDPNTAAVTDLQLFSDQPFNQRVARSIKALHIGSVYGGFSKLLYFISCLIATSLPITGTLIWINKMKKKPKRKKAKEMPAKSLVA, encoded by the coding sequence ATGAAGACGAAAAAGAAAAAAACCAATTGGCAAAAGGTCAGGAAATTTTTCAACGACATTCACCTTTGGGTAGGTTTGGGCAGTGCTTTGGTCCTTATTCCAGTCTGCTTGTCGGGAACAATCTATGTTTACAACACCGAGTTGCAGGAAATGTTCAGCGCACATCTTCATCATATTGAAAAAGAAGAAGGGGGGACAAAAATGTCCATTGAAGCACTTACTGAGGCGCTATCTCCAAAAGTAAATGGAGAAATCACGGCTGTATCGGTACCGCATGACGAGGAAAGGACCTATGAATTTACCGTACGGCAAAAGGACAGTAGAAGCCGATTCGGGACGAGGTATTATATAAATCCCTATTCAGGGGAAATCGTCGGTACCTCCGAGGAAAAAAATGCCATTGCGGGATTTATGCGTGACATGTTCAGCCTGCATCGTTGGCTATTGCTTGACAAAATAGAAGAACCCCTGATTGGGGAATTATCCAATAGAAAATTGGGCAGTTATATCTCTGGAACAGCGACCATACTCTTTACCATAGGCGTGCTCACCGGCATCGTGATCTGGTTTCCCCAAAAGCTAAAAAGCTGGAAACAAGGACTCAAGCTTAAACTGAACGGCAGCTGGAAACGCACCAACCATGACCTCCACAACACCTTGGCCTTTTATTCATTTTTTATCCTACTGATCATGGGATTGACAGGTCCGCAGTGGTCTTTTCCTTGGTACCGTACCGGCTTGCAAAAAGCCCTGGGAACCTATCAGGAATCTCCACAAGGTCGGGGTGGACACGGCAAACCATCCGCACCAAAGGGTAAAAAAGAAGAGGAAGTCACCAAAGCACTTATGCTTTTGCCCTATAAGGAATACATTGAAATGGCGGACAAGACCCTGCCGTACGACGGAGATTATCAAATCACCTTTCCAAAAGATGCCGCCAGCCAAGTGCAAATTTATAAGACAAAAACGGGCTTCTTTGCTCCTGCAGCAGGTGACAGAATCCACCTAGACCCCAATACTGCCGCCGTCACGGACCTTCAGCTATTCAGCGACCAGCCCTTTAACCAGCGCGTGGCAAGATCGATTAAAGCGCTTCATATCGGCTCGGTTTACGGCGGATTTTCCAAGCTTTTGTACTTTATTTCCTGCTTGATCGCCACCAGCTTACCTATCACAGGCACCCTCATTTGGATCAACAAAATGAAGAAAAAGCCCAAAAGAAAAAAAGCGAAAGAAATGCCCGCAAAAAGCCTGGTGGCATAA
- a CDS encoding MerC domain-containing protein → MKTLLKDSPLDFIGISASLICGVHCVTLPILLALTPLSSLHFLANPWIEYSVIVGSFFIATCSLVHGYRKHHRRMLPLHLAGVGFLAIGTGQFIHGHDLAYVLVFIGACMVALSHFINWKYIFV, encoded by the coding sequence ATGAAAACACTCTTAAAAGATAGCCCACTGGATTTTATCGGTATATCAGCATCTTTGATATGTGGGGTCCACTGTGTCACATTACCTATATTATTGGCGCTGACGCCACTTTCTAGCCTCCATTTTTTGGCCAATCCTTGGATAGAATATTCTGTAATTGTCGGTAGTTTTTTTATCGCCACCTGCTCCTTGGTACATGGCTATCGCAAGCATCACCGTCGGATGCTCCCATTACATTTGGCTGGAGTTGGCTTTTTGGCTATCGGTACTGGTCAATTCATCCATGGTCATGATCTAGCTTATGTTTTGGTGTTTATAGGCGCTTGCATGGTCGCTCTGTCTCATTTTATCAATTGGAAATACATTTTCGTCTAA
- a CDS encoding DUF1254 domain-containing protein — MKNVIGVLLSAMMLAACSQPSSNEKQATNSGSDTDHFETLANLPFDGGYPSAETSTTLDDELYFQRATQVYLWALPAVNMYAMKEGLGKTFGEGYNVVSVFEKRLKPNSVITTPNSDVIYALGFADLSKTGPLVLDVPPMLQGLLDDFWHRPLTGPEKPDGTHFLGDIGFPGPDRGKGGKYLIVPEGYEGEVPDGYYLYTSKTNGVFIFQRGFFQSVDDLTPGVKAVEGIKIYPLEGEKKPMDFQHASDVDSYALFSHDFSYYEMLNRLIQSEPLDAVDPYMHGMLAALGISKGKEFAPTAKQKALLDKAAETAWRMAKNIAANFDEEEDGLWWEDRQWVAHAHTELDDFMHTLIDEEYRNRETGYTDVNAKAHMYINHYSISTGMMSSIVGLGAKYGNAYKDSDGNYLMGGNTYLITFPPNMPAKLFWSLTLYDAETASGVDAEGQEYPSLNSMNDLTKNDDGSVTFFIGPENPDNKPNFIKTVPGKGWFSLFRFYGPEKGFFDRTYKVGDFELLKKGE, encoded by the coding sequence ATGAAAAATGTAATAGGAGTATTGCTATCAGCGATGATGCTGGCCGCATGTAGTCAGCCCTCATCCAATGAGAAACAAGCGACGAACTCGGGATCCGATACAGATCATTTCGAAACATTGGCCAACCTTCCATTTGACGGTGGCTATCCTTCAGCAGAGACCTCCACAACGCTGGACGACGAACTCTACTTCCAACGGGCGACACAAGTCTATTTATGGGCCTTGCCAGCAGTAAATATGTACGCTATGAAAGAAGGTCTGGGCAAAACATTCGGAGAAGGATATAATGTAGTATCGGTCTTTGAAAAAAGACTAAAACCAAACTCCGTTATTACTACTCCTAATTCAGACGTGATTTATGCCCTTGGATTTGCGGACCTGAGCAAGACAGGTCCCTTGGTACTGGATGTACCACCGATGCTACAAGGCTTATTGGATGATTTTTGGCACCGACCATTAACAGGCCCTGAAAAACCTGACGGCACACATTTTCTAGGTGATATTGGTTTTCCTGGCCCAGACCGAGGCAAAGGTGGGAAATACCTAATCGTCCCCGAGGGGTACGAAGGCGAGGTTCCTGACGGGTATTACCTATACACGAGCAAAACCAATGGTGTGTTTATTTTCCAGCGGGGCTTCTTCCAATCCGTGGATGACCTAACCCCCGGGGTAAAAGCAGTAGAAGGCATCAAAATCTATCCCTTGGAAGGAGAAAAAAAGCCCATGGACTTCCAGCATGCATCTGATGTAGATTCCTACGCCTTGTTCTCACATGATTTTTCCTATTATGAAATGCTAAACCGGCTCATCCAAAGCGAGCCATTAGATGCCGTAGATCCTTACATGCATGGAATGTTGGCCGCGCTGGGCATCAGCAAAGGAAAGGAATTTGCCCCTACTGCAAAGCAAAAAGCCTTGCTGGACAAAGCTGCCGAAACTGCTTGGAGAATGGCCAAAAACATTGCCGCTAACTTCGACGAGGAAGAAGACGGGCTATGGTGGGAAGATCGCCAGTGGGTCGCCCATGCACATACTGAGTTGGATGATTTTATGCATACCTTGATCGATGAAGAATACAGGAACAGGGAAACAGGCTATACTGATGTAAATGCCAAAGCCCACATGTACATCAACCACTACTCCATCAGTACGGGAATGATGTCGTCCATCGTTGGTTTAGGTGCCAAATATGGTAATGCCTACAAGGACAGTGATGGTAACTACCTCATGGGAGGCAATACCTACCTGATTACTTTCCCTCCCAATATGCCTGCAAAACTTTTCTGGTCCTTGACACTGTATGATGCAGAAACAGCTTCAGGAGTCGATGCAGAAGGCCAAGAGTACCCTTCGCTAAACTCCATGAATGACCTGACCAAAAACGACGACGGCTCCGTTACGTTCTTTATAGGCCCAGAAAATCCAGACAACAAACCTAACTTTATCAAAACCGTTCCGGGCAAAGGCTGGTTCAGCCTCTTCCGCTTCTATGGCCCCGAAAAAGGATTCTTTGACAGGACCTACAAAGTGGGGGATTTTGAGTTGCTAAAGAAAGGTGAATAA
- a CDS encoding transporter, with amino-acid sequence MLTLLQPQRCGCNSCFHESMNPTTAFVNQFLCYMSQTVTDKLFYYGIASVFCYLLCSTALAQQDSTQMTVEEMAKKRQDPVAGLRSVYLQDVMLPVGDGMAHSFSIQPVFPIKLAKNLKLITYTIIPFQTVPALENTSHIPLHPVSSVADGSPQSNAGLGNILFNGYLSSIQKKGSISWGIGPAIQLPTRTNPALGSNRLSMGPSALFNHNGDKFSGGFVIQNFWSLGGEGNNKVNSLNFQYFTYYNLRKGWFMESNATVITNWLAETGQKTLLPLGGGGGKTFKIGNSPFFYCATGQLFYNTIKPDIVGDWQAVVQFQIIF; translated from the coding sequence ATGCTTACACTATTGCAGCCACAACGATGTGGCTGCAATAGTTGTTTTCATGAGTCTATGAACCCCACAACTGCTTTTGTGAACCAATTTCTGTGTTATATGTCCCAGACCGTGACCGATAAGCTATTCTATTATGGCATTGCTTCTGTATTTTGCTACCTCCTGTGCTCAACTGCGCTTGCCCAGCAGGATTCTACACAGATGACTGTCGAGGAAATGGCCAAAAAAAGACAGGATCCAGTAGCGGGATTAAGAAGTGTCTACCTTCAGGACGTTATGCTACCAGTGGGCGACGGCATGGCACATTCGTTCTCTATCCAGCCTGTTTTCCCTATAAAACTGGCTAAAAACCTTAAACTGATCACCTATACGATCATTCCTTTCCAAACGGTACCTGCCCTGGAAAACACTTCACACATCCCTCTCCATCCAGTCTCCTCTGTCGCCGATGGCTCTCCTCAATCCAATGCGGGTTTGGGCAATATCCTATTTAACGGCTACCTGTCCTCCATCCAAAAGAAAGGGAGCATCAGCTGGGGAATTGGCCCTGCCATCCAGCTACCCACGCGAACAAATCCAGCCTTAGGCAGTAACCGCCTAAGCATGGGCCCATCAGCCCTCTTCAACCATAATGGTGACAAATTCTCCGGTGGCTTTGTCATCCAAAACTTTTGGTCCTTGGGAGGTGAAGGGAACAACAAAGTAAACTCCCTCAATTTCCAGTATTTTACTTATTATAATTTAAGAAAAGGATGGTTTATGGAAAGCAATGCCACCGTAATCACCAACTGGCTGGCAGAAACGGGTCAAAAGACCTTACTACCGCTTGGAGGAGGAGGCGGAAAGACCTTCAAGATAGGTAACAGTCCTTTTTTCTATTGTGCGACAGGACAGCTTTTTTATAACACCATCAAGCCTGACATCGTGGGTGATTGGCAAGCAGTAGTACAATTTCAGATCATCTTCTAA
- the gnd gene encoding decarboxylating NADP(+)-dependent phosphogluconate dehydrogenase produces MSKLADIGLIGLAVMGENLVLNMESKGFSVAVYNRSTEKVDKFIEGRGAGKNIKGTHSVKELVEALQKPRKVMMLVKAGDPVDSFIEQIIPHLEEGDIIIDGGNSNFTDTIRRTEYVESKGFQFIGTGVSGGEIGALRGPSMMPGGSKSAWPHVKEIFQAVSAKVDDGMPCCDWVGANGAGHYVKMIHNGIEYGDMQIITEAYQFMKDVLGMSYDEMHQTFKKWNSEELDSYLIEITADILAYKDEDGEPMVEKILDTAGQKGTGKWTGIEAMHLGVPLTLIAESVFSRFLSAQLELRDQASQVFEAPAITFDGDKEAMLEDLKMAVYGAKIISYAQGYNLLMEASKEHDWELNYGDIALMWRGGCIIRSAFLSDIKKAFDKNPGLPHLLLDDFFKEKVQKAQTGWRKVCAVAVTNGIPVPSLSAALAYFDGFRTKRLPANLLQAQRDYFGAHTYERTDKTRGEFFHTNWTGEGADTVSTAYNS; encoded by the coding sequence ATGAGCAAACTGGCTGATATAGGCCTGATAGGGCTTGCAGTAATGGGAGAAAACCTGGTGTTGAACATGGAAAGCAAGGGATTCTCCGTAGCTGTGTATAACAGGTCCACGGAGAAGGTGGACAAATTTATTGAGGGACGAGGAGCAGGAAAGAATATAAAAGGCACCCATTCTGTAAAAGAGTTGGTGGAAGCACTGCAAAAGCCCCGAAAAGTAATGATGCTGGTAAAGGCAGGTGATCCAGTGGACAGCTTTATCGAGCAGATTATCCCTCATTTGGAGGAAGGTGATATTATCATCGACGGTGGTAATTCCAATTTTACTGATACCATTCGCCGGACCGAATATGTAGAAAGCAAAGGCTTCCAGTTCATCGGAACCGGTGTGTCAGGAGGAGAAATTGGGGCGCTACGAGGACCTTCTATGATGCCCGGAGGAAGTAAATCAGCTTGGCCTCATGTAAAGGAAATATTCCAAGCAGTGTCTGCAAAAGTAGACGATGGCATGCCCTGCTGTGATTGGGTAGGTGCTAATGGAGCTGGCCACTATGTGAAAATGATCCATAATGGCATCGAATACGGTGACATGCAAATTATCACAGAGGCGTACCAGTTTATGAAAGACGTATTGGGAATGAGCTATGACGAAATGCACCAGACCTTCAAAAAATGGAACAGCGAAGAGTTGGATTCTTATCTGATAGAAATTACGGCGGACATTTTGGCCTATAAGGACGAAGATGGGGAGCCTATGGTGGAAAAAATCCTGGATACTGCCGGCCAAAAAGGCACAGGAAAATGGACTGGCATAGAAGCCATGCACTTGGGAGTACCGTTGACATTGATTGCAGAGTCTGTGTTTTCCCGCTTCTTGAGTGCTCAGCTGGAGCTGCGCGATCAAGCTTCTCAGGTATTTGAGGCTCCTGCGATTACTTTTGACGGGGATAAAGAGGCGATGTTGGAGGACTTGAAGATGGCTGTTTATGGCGCTAAGATCATTTCCTATGCCCAAGGGTATAACCTCCTGATGGAAGCTTCGAAGGAGCACGACTGGGAGTTGAATTATGGTGATATAGCTTTGATGTGGCGTGGAGGATGTATCATTAGATCGGCTTTTCTCAGTGATATTAAAAAAGCTTTTGACAAGAACCCAGGACTTCCTCACTTGCTACTGGATGATTTCTTCAAAGAAAAAGTGCAGAAAGCCCAGACAGGATGGAGAAAAGTATGTGCTGTTGCCGTGACCAATGGCATCCCAGTGCCTTCATTGAGTGCTGCCTTAGCTTATTTTGATGGGTTCAGAACGAAGCGTTTGCCGGCAAACCTACTGCAAGCTCAGCGGGATTATTTTGGCGCCCATACGTATGAGCGAACCGATAAGACAAGAGGGGAATTCTTCCATACCAACTGGACCGGTGAAGGTGCCGATACGGTTTCCACAGCTTATAATAGCTAA
- a CDS encoding TolC family protein, whose translation MIREGIYTILLFVVLGGLLPKATAQDTGDNALEFDQYMQHVLDYHPLSRKARLNAQKADATVRAARGNFDPVVGADFSQKHYDDKIYYRKLASGLRIPTVAGFDLVAGYEKNSGNYLNPESNTAGNDGLWNAGIELNVLQGLLMDEGRTALRQAKAYAAIAENEQVLQTNDLYFSAAEAYFYWANSHQSLIIVKESVVLAENYFENTRTAYENGEKTAMDTLEAYTVWQDRKNLLQTAESSYVSTMTNLENFLWDENGNAFLEGRKPEQLETIHEEVPVPMIPVDSVEQHPMLQKARLNLTALEAERRMKQEKLLPKLKVKYMPLLTPDGEGLPGYNQNDYKWGFSFSFPLLLRGERGNLQLSKIKLQQKQLELDNKTLGLKNKVINSIAQIDLLENQVSNQQQNVAGYERLLWAESEKFNYGESSVFLLNKRQEKYLEGQLKLVDLITKWQLEKLKYGYFSNTLDIPEGEE comes from the coding sequence ATGATCAGAGAGGGCATCTATACCATTTTACTCTTTGTAGTGCTGGGAGGTTTGCTTCCGAAAGCCACGGCCCAGGATACCGGAGATAATGCACTGGAGTTTGATCAGTACATGCAGCATGTGCTGGATTATCATCCTCTATCCCGAAAAGCCAGATTAAATGCCCAAAAGGCCGATGCTACGGTACGTGCTGCACGAGGGAATTTTGACCCAGTGGTGGGGGCAGATTTTAGCCAAAAGCATTACGATGACAAGATCTATTACCGAAAACTGGCTTCCGGACTGCGTATACCTACAGTAGCGGGATTTGACCTGGTGGCTGGCTATGAGAAAAATTCAGGAAACTACCTTAATCCCGAAAGCAATACAGCAGGTAACGATGGGCTCTGGAATGCAGGGATAGAACTGAATGTGCTCCAAGGGCTCCTGATGGATGAGGGGAGGACCGCATTGAGACAGGCCAAGGCTTATGCTGCCATAGCAGAAAATGAACAGGTCTTACAGACCAATGACTTGTATTTTAGTGCTGCAGAGGCGTATTTCTATTGGGCTAACAGTCACCAGTCTCTGATCATTGTAAAAGAAAGCGTAGTCTTGGCAGAAAACTATTTTGAAAATACCAGGACGGCTTATGAGAATGGAGAAAAAACCGCCATGGATACCTTGGAGGCTTATACCGTTTGGCAAGACAGAAAAAACCTTCTCCAGACAGCAGAGTCGAGCTATGTGTCCACGATGACAAATCTTGAAAATTTTCTTTGGGATGAAAATGGCAATGCCTTTTTGGAAGGCCGGAAACCTGAGCAATTGGAGACGATACATGAAGAAGTCCCTGTTCCGATGATTCCTGTCGACTCGGTAGAGCAACACCCCATGTTACAAAAGGCCAGGTTAAACCTCACGGCATTGGAAGCAGAAAGGAGAATGAAGCAAGAAAAGTTGCTCCCTAAGCTGAAGGTAAAGTATATGCCCTTACTGACTCCTGATGGGGAAGGGTTGCCAGGGTACAATCAAAATGACTATAAATGGGGTTTTTCTTTTAGTTTTCCACTGTTGCTAAGGGGAGAACGTGGGAATTTACAGCTCAGTAAGATTAAATTGCAACAAAAGCAACTGGAGCTCGACAACAAAACATTGGGCTTAAAGAACAAAGTGATCAACAGCATAGCGCAGATCGACCTTCTTGAAAACCAAGTGTCCAACCAGCAACAAAATGTCGCTGGCTATGAACGATTGCTATGGGCTGAATCCGAAAAATTCAACTATGGAGAGAGTTCTGTGTTTCTACTGAACAAGCGGCAGGAAAAATACCTGGAAGGCCAGTTGAAACTAGTGGACCTTATCACCAAATGGCAGCTTGAGAAACTGAAATATGGTTATTTTTCCAACACCCTGGATATTCCAGAAGGAGAAGAGTAG
- a CDS encoding HlyD family secretion protein codes for MLNISENSINNYIKKKDYKVFKVLEDAKSFQFSKKTFLIIFAVLLGVMFAPWTQNIQTDGYVTTRSPEQRPQSIQSVISGRLERWYVKEGDFVDKGDTLVYISDAKSEYFDPNLLERTQEQLSAKTQSGDSYDMKVEALRSQYQALKEALGFKLRQLDNKILQATNKVAMDSMDLVANKTNLSIAQNQLQRTSELHKKGLKSLTELQEKELKVQETQAKVNVQQNKLTNQRNELLNLDLEISSTEREYRDKLAKVQSDIQTAMSAKLGTVADASKLQNQLRNYTERQERYYITAPQSGYITKTVTKGIGEIIKEGTDIMTIVPDQYDLAVEVYVRPQDLPLVHQHEKVRLRFDGWPAIVISGWPEASTGIFSGHVVAMDRFISNNGYYRLLVTPDPDDRQWPERLSIGTGARAFLLLNDVPLWYELWRQLNGFPTDYYSEEKESPQKIKLKAPLKSVK; via the coding sequence ATGCTAAACATCTCTGAAAATAGTATCAATAATTATATTAAAAAGAAAGATTATAAGGTCTTTAAGGTGCTGGAAGATGCGAAATCCTTCCAGTTTTCGAAAAAGACCTTTTTGATCATTTTTGCCGTTTTGTTGGGGGTAATGTTTGCGCCCTGGACACAGAATATCCAGACTGATGGATATGTGACTACCCGCTCACCAGAACAACGACCACAGTCCATCCAATCGGTCATAAGCGGAAGGCTGGAACGGTGGTATGTCAAGGAGGGGGATTTTGTCGATAAGGGAGATACGCTAGTGTACATCTCTGATGCCAAAAGCGAGTATTTTGACCCCAACCTTTTGGAGAGGACCCAAGAGCAGTTAAGTGCCAAGACACAAAGCGGGGATTCTTACGATATGAAGGTGGAAGCGCTGCGCTCTCAGTACCAAGCGTTAAAAGAAGCATTGGGGTTTAAGCTACGGCAACTGGACAATAAAATCCTACAAGCAACCAATAAGGTAGCCATGGACAGTATGGACTTGGTCGCCAATAAGACCAATCTTTCCATTGCCCAGAACCAGCTGCAAAGGACCTCAGAACTGCATAAAAAAGGGTTGAAATCCCTAACTGAGCTGCAGGAAAAAGAGCTGAAGGTACAGGAAACGCAGGCCAAAGTGAACGTCCAACAAAACAAACTGACCAATCAACGGAATGAGTTACTGAACCTGGATCTGGAGATTTCCTCTACCGAAAGAGAGTACCGTGATAAGCTGGCCAAGGTTCAATCAGATATCCAAACGGCCATGTCTGCCAAATTGGGGACTGTGGCAGACGCCTCCAAATTGCAGAATCAGCTTCGCAATTATACAGAACGGCAAGAACGCTACTACATCACCGCTCCTCAATCAGGCTATATCACCAAGACAGTCACCAAAGGAATCGGAGAGATAATCAAGGAAGGAACGGATATCATGACGATCGTTCCTGATCAATATGACCTGGCCGTGGAAGTATATGTCCGTCCTCAGGATCTTCCGCTAGTCCACCAACATGAAAAAGTACGACTCCGATTTGATGGTTGGCCAGCGATCGTTATCAGCGGGTGGCCGGAAGCTTCCACAGGTATATTTTCTGGTCATGTGGTGGCCATGGATCGTTTTATAAGCAATAATGGATACTATCGATTATTGGTGACCCCTGATCCGGATGACCGCCAATGGCCCGAGCGGCTCAGTATCGGCACTGGAGCCAGGGCATTTCTATTGCTGAACGATGTGCCGCTTTGGTACGAACTATGGCGCCAGCTGAATGGCTTTCCCACGGACTATTACAGTGAGGAAAAAGAAAGTCCCCAAAAAATCAAGCTAAAAGCTCCGCTAAAATCAGTAAAATAA